The following are encoded in a window of Halorarum salinum genomic DNA:
- a CDS encoding DUF7287 family protein codes for MNDVRVDRGQDRTRAQTTIDFAIGMGVFLLATTFVVLFVPDIFVPFQGSSTVGTADRVAASLATDKLGDPATPFVLNAACTTAFFEGLTDDDFGDHPDDCRYDTTVDEPAVLFGLENGLSMNVTVEHLDGGVATIEDPDESDVTLAAGPTPVDTQSVTSGRRVVSIDDEPYRLVARVW; via the coding sequence ATGAACGACGTGAGGGTCGATCGGGGGCAGGACCGAACCCGCGCCCAGACGACGATCGACTTCGCCATCGGGATGGGCGTGTTCCTCCTGGCGACCACGTTCGTGGTCCTGTTCGTCCCCGACATCTTCGTGCCGTTCCAGGGGTCCAGCACGGTCGGCACTGCCGACCGGGTCGCCGCCTCGCTCGCGACGGACAAACTCGGGGACCCGGCGACGCCGTTCGTCCTCAACGCCGCGTGTACGACGGCGTTCTTCGAGGGGCTGACCGACGACGACTTCGGGGACCACCCCGACGACTGCCGATACGACACGACGGTCGACGAACCGGCTGTGCTGTTCGGTCTCGAGAACGGGTTGTCGATGAACGTCACGGTCGAGCATCTCGACGGCGGCGTCGCCACGATCGAGGACCCCGACGAGAGCGACGTCACGCTCGCGGCAGGTCCGACGCCCGTCGACACGCAGTCGGTCACCAGCGGTCGGCGCGTCGTATCGATCGACGACGAACCCTACAGGCTGGTCGCGAGGGTGTGGTAA
- a CDS encoding DUF7288 family protein: MRGQAHTLEAVTAGILLLSTVAFALQVTAVTPLTGSTSNQHIENQQAAMAEGVLDTAAANGTLKPTLLAWNGTAGTFHGATRDGYLNGGPPTPFGGTLNETFRSRGVAMDVTVTFLRGTDLDRVDAVPLVNLGAPSDNSAVATTTVTLYDDDRVHDADGNPTGPRLDETENFYADDVSPDSPVYNVLRIEVVVWRI; this comes from the coding sequence ATGCGCGGGCAAGCCCACACCCTCGAGGCGGTCACCGCCGGGATACTGTTGCTCTCGACGGTCGCGTTCGCCCTGCAGGTGACCGCGGTCACGCCCCTCACCGGGAGCACGTCGAACCAGCACATCGAGAACCAGCAGGCGGCGATGGCCGAGGGGGTACTCGACACGGCCGCCGCGAACGGGACCCTGAAGCCGACGCTCCTGGCGTGGAACGGGACCGCCGGGACCTTCCACGGGGCCACCCGTGACGGCTACCTCAACGGCGGACCGCCGACGCCGTTCGGCGGGACGCTGAACGAGACGTTCCGCTCGCGCGGCGTCGCGATGGACGTCACCGTGACGTTCCTGCGGGGGACCGACCTGGACCGCGTCGACGCCGTGCCGCTCGTGAATCTGGGCGCGCCGAGCGACAACTCCGCGGTCGCAACCACGACGGTCACGCTGTACGACGACGACCGCGTTCACGACGCCGACGGGAACCCGACCGGCCCCCGGCTGGACGAGACGGAGAACTTCTACGCCGACGACGTGTCGCCGGACAGCCCAGTGTACAACGTACTTCGGATCGAGGTGGTCGTATGGCGCATCTGA
- a CDS encoding Sec-independent protein translocase subunit TatA/TatB: MLTTAPLFGAIPGGPEMLIILLVLVLLFGANKIPKLARSTGQAMGEFKKGREEIEDELQEMKGETDTTGETDTTGETSADGASEPEPEIGADADAETETN, from the coding sequence ATGCTCACCACAGCACCCCTGTTCGGTGCGATCCCGGGCGGGCCGGAGATGCTCATCATCCTCCTCGTGCTCGTCCTGCTGTTCGGCGCGAACAAGATCCCCAAGCTCGCCCGGTCGACCGGGCAGGCGATGGGCGAGTTCAAGAAGGGTCGCGAGGAGATCGAGGACGAACTCCAGGAGATGAAAGGCGAGACGGACACGACGGGCGAGACGGACACGACGGGCGAGACGAGCGCCGACGGCGCCTCGGAGCCCGAACCGGAGATCGGCGCGGACGCAGACGCCGAGACCGAGACGAACTGA
- a CDS encoding DUF7266 family protein: MTRRREDRAVSVTVNYVIALALSAILVSGLLVAGGTFLENRQESVTREEFDVLGEQLATGIAETDSMAATGADELRVAVQLPGSVAESGYLIRVSENAPPTDQPGEYVLTFSSPVSDVSRNVTVRTQVPMAETQVAGGTVVVVLDDEGGDHLSLVTNGEVNPD; encoded by the coding sequence ATGACGCGCCGACGCGAGGACCGCGCCGTTTCGGTCACGGTCAACTACGTCATCGCGCTCGCGCTCAGCGCGATCCTCGTATCGGGGCTGCTCGTGGCCGGCGGGACGTTCCTCGAGAACAGACAGGAATCGGTGACGCGCGAGGAGTTCGACGTGCTCGGCGAGCAACTGGCGACGGGGATCGCCGAGACGGATTCGATGGCCGCCACCGGTGCGGACGAGCTTCGAGTGGCCGTACAGCTTCCGGGTTCGGTCGCCGAGAGTGGCTACCTCATCCGCGTTTCCGAGAATGCACCGCCGACCGACCAGCCGGGCGAGTACGTGCTGACGTTCTCCAGTCCGGTGAGTGACGTGTCCCGAAACGTAACCGTCCGGACGCAGGTCCCGATGGCCGAAACACAGGTGGCGGGTGGAACCGTCGTCGTCGTGCTCGATGACGAGGGTGGGGACCACCTATCGCTCGTCACGAACGGGGAGGTGAATCCGGACTGA
- a CDS encoding DUF7289 family protein — MTGGKDDRAQSTTIGFVLLVAITIAGAGAVVGLGGQALEDSRSTSTVDRVENAMTQFDSRTSMVALGDSSSQRVEFGDGGDGTYGVEEDAGWIRVTHHNYSDGDDHEVYNESLGAVRYTEGDTTVAYQGGGVWRSDGGGSMMVSPPEVTYRDATLTLPVVRTVGSGGAGGAPTAYVRKEGATESIYPNSSRSYPDPDGRPYLNPVRNGTVVLTVHSEYYEAWGRYFDTRTEGNVTIYHGNRTAHVELETGGDVGDFRLPSRSNAVEARGIADGHSVDDFSITLESDNGNFNNMYFAFHGESDGKEYEMMIHTPSGTNPKCSGGEVQQTSPIVYDILYRGDGHDDVHAWTNDSVETDSGPIRFQCDGNDVELAVDFTGGTNLTYGDHTVSNDDLERDWDDQINDSVHFGHEQDGEPMDVEDGNETTSRHLVRHYMANLAPDIDLVVYYSTGGNGNGLRLNNDMSYGSLRYETAQGPQYITYLHVTENRVRVEFR; from the coding sequence GTGACAGGTGGAAAGGACGACCGCGCTCAGTCGACCACGATCGGGTTCGTGCTACTCGTCGCGATCACCATCGCCGGCGCGGGGGCGGTCGTCGGCCTCGGCGGCCAGGCGCTCGAGGACAGCAGGAGCACGAGTACGGTCGACCGCGTGGAGAACGCGATGACGCAGTTCGACTCCCGGACCTCGATGGTCGCGCTCGGCGACTCCTCATCCCAGCGGGTCGAGTTCGGCGACGGCGGCGACGGGACCTACGGCGTCGAGGAGGACGCCGGCTGGATCCGCGTCACGCATCACAACTACAGCGACGGCGACGACCACGAGGTCTACAACGAGAGCCTGGGTGCCGTCCGGTACACCGAAGGCGATACGACCGTCGCCTACCAGGGCGGGGGCGTCTGGCGCTCCGACGGCGGAGGGTCGATGATGGTCTCGCCCCCGGAGGTGACCTACCGCGACGCGACGCTGACGCTGCCGGTGGTTCGGACGGTCGGTAGCGGCGGAGCGGGCGGGGCGCCGACGGCGTACGTGAGGAAGGAGGGCGCGACGGAGTCGATTTACCCCAACAGTTCACGGTCGTATCCCGATCCGGACGGCCGGCCGTACCTGAACCCGGTCCGGAACGGGACCGTCGTGCTCACCGTCCACAGCGAGTACTACGAGGCGTGGGGGCGCTACTTCGACACGCGGACCGAAGGGAACGTCACGATTTACCACGGGAACCGGACCGCACACGTGGAACTCGAGACGGGCGGCGACGTGGGCGACTTCCGCCTCCCGTCGCGGTCGAACGCGGTCGAGGCGCGAGGCATCGCCGACGGCCACTCGGTCGACGACTTCTCGATCACGCTGGAGTCGGACAACGGGAACTTCAACAACATGTACTTCGCCTTCCACGGGGAGTCGGACGGGAAGGAGTACGAGATGATGATCCACACGCCGTCGGGGACGAACCCGAAGTGTTCCGGGGGTGAGGTCCAGCAGACGTCACCCATCGTGTACGACATCCTCTATCGAGGGGACGGCCACGACGACGTGCACGCCTGGACGAACGACAGCGTCGAGACCGACTCCGGGCCGATCAGGTTCCAGTGTGACGGGAACGACGTGGAACTTGCAGTGGACTTCACCGGCGGGACGAACCTGACGTACGGCGATCACACCGTCTCGAACGACGACCTCGAGCGGGACTGGGACGACCAGATCAACGACTCGGTCCACTTCGGCCACGAGCAGGACGGCGAACCGATGGACGTCGAGGACGGGAACGAGACCACCAGCCGGCATCTCGTGCGGCACTACATGGCAAACCTCGCGCCGGACATCGACCTCGTGGTGTACTACTCGACGGGCGGGAACGGCAACGGTCTCCGACTCAACAACGACATGTCGTACGGTTCCCTCCGGTACGAGACCGCCCAGGGTCCACAGTACATCACCTACCTCCACGTCACCGAGAACAGGGTACGCGTCGAGTTCCGGTGA
- a CDS encoding type II secretion system F family protein — protein MSLDTGDGFGDARGFADAFYPLFRRLFGEDGDFVANVEEKLTEARMNKPVELYVSRALGVGVLVGGALWLVGALLGWALFAFGIVTTETVGLGIPVSSSGQAQLLDSLTMPVGVLVSGVVFGSIGFGLGFGTLLAIPYQRASAREREINMLLADSVSFMYALSVGGLNQLEILESMAKADDTYGEVAREFQSIVQETEYFGTDYRNAVREQAIETPSAELSQFLTDMLSIINSGGDMEQFLRDKKEKHLRTAKQQQELTLETLELFGEMYMTLSLFPLLLIIILVIMSMLGDGQDFLLYATVYLLTPLIGVGFLVLVSTVKQDEIGDGYLDPSGVDDQFAQTQREGLVHLGLVESFVGPYGVFDRIKSKEGTHRTKGLLRKPHVFFRNNPAFTLALTAPAALVFLAIAVASGRAPLTWDGMVGNPIWGTFLWVYFPAYVTLLPLAVFHEWNVRRRAGITGKLSDNLRKLSSANDTGQTLLESIETVADTSSGRLADEFEVMYAKVNYGMSVREALVEFNNEYHIPRLARTVKLVSEAQEASSQITDVLTTAAQASENQDDIDRERKSRARMQVAIILMTYVTLLGVMAILQTQFIDVMGGLTDQAGDGGGGGAAGGMSFGGGIDPAVLSLLFFHAVTIQAIISGFISGYIRDARIVSGVKFVVVLLTLALGVWVVVA, from the coding sequence ATGAGCCTGGACACGGGCGACGGGTTCGGCGACGCGCGGGGGTTCGCGGACGCCTTCTACCCCCTGTTCCGTCGGCTCTTCGGGGAGGACGGCGACTTCGTCGCCAACGTCGAGGAGAAGCTGACGGAGGCGCGGATGAACAAGCCGGTCGAACTGTACGTCTCGCGCGCGCTCGGGGTCGGCGTCCTCGTCGGGGGCGCGCTCTGGCTCGTCGGCGCGCTGCTCGGCTGGGCGCTGTTCGCGTTCGGGATCGTGACGACCGAGACGGTCGGGCTGGGGATCCCGGTCTCGTCGTCGGGCCAGGCGCAGTTGCTCGACAGCCTCACGATGCCGGTCGGGGTGCTCGTCAGCGGAGTCGTCTTCGGCTCCATCGGGTTCGGCCTCGGGTTCGGGACGCTGCTGGCCATCCCGTACCAGCGCGCGAGCGCCCGCGAGCGGGAGATCAACATGCTGCTCGCGGACTCCGTCTCGTTCATGTACGCGCTGTCGGTCGGCGGGCTGAACCAGCTCGAGATCCTCGAGTCGATGGCGAAGGCCGACGACACGTACGGGGAGGTCGCGCGGGAGTTCCAGAGCATCGTCCAGGAGACGGAGTACTTCGGGACCGACTACCGGAACGCCGTGCGCGAGCAGGCGATCGAGACCCCGAGCGCCGAACTGTCGCAGTTCCTCACCGACATGCTCTCGATCATCAACTCGGGCGGGGACATGGAGCAGTTCCTCCGGGACAAGAAGGAGAAACACCTCCGGACCGCCAAACAGCAGCAGGAGCTCACCCTGGAGACGCTGGAGCTGTTCGGCGAGATGTACATGACCCTCTCGCTGTTCCCGCTGCTGCTCATCATCATCCTCGTCATCATGTCGATGCTGGGGGACGGCCAGGACTTCCTGCTGTACGCGACCGTCTACCTGCTCACCCCGCTCATCGGCGTCGGCTTCCTCGTCCTCGTCTCGACGGTCAAGCAGGACGAGATCGGGGACGGCTACCTCGACCCGTCCGGGGTCGACGACCAGTTCGCCCAGACCCAGCGGGAGGGGCTCGTCCACCTCGGCCTGGTGGAGTCGTTCGTGGGACCGTACGGCGTCTTCGACCGGATCAAGAGCAAGGAGGGGACCCACCGGACCAAGGGGCTCTTGCGGAAGCCACACGTCTTCTTCCGGAACAACCCCGCGTTCACGCTCGCGTTGACGGCGCCGGCCGCGCTCGTGTTCCTCGCCATCGCGGTCGCGTCCGGACGCGCGCCGCTGACGTGGGATGGGATGGTGGGGAACCCCATCTGGGGAACGTTCCTCTGGGTGTACTTCCCCGCGTACGTCACGCTCCTCCCGCTCGCCGTCTTCCACGAGTGGAACGTCCGACGGCGGGCCGGGATCACCGGGAAGCTCTCGGACAACCTCCGGAAGCTCTCGTCGGCGAACGACACCGGCCAGACGCTCCTGGAGTCGATCGAGACGGTCGCCGACACCTCCTCGGGACGGCTCGCGGACGAGTTCGAGGTGATGTACGCGAAGGTGAACTACGGGATGAGCGTCCGCGAGGCGCTCGTCGAGTTCAACAACGAGTACCACATCCCGCGGCTCGCCCGGACGGTGAAGCTGGTTTCGGAGGCCCAGGAGGCCTCCAGCCAGATCACGGACGTGCTGACGACCGCCGCGCAGGCCTCCGAGAACCAGGACGACATCGACCGGGAACGCAAGTCGCGCGCCAGGATGCAGGTCGCGATCATCCTGATGACGTACGTCACGCTGCTCGGGGTGATGGCCATCCTCCAGACGCAGTTCATCGACGTGATGGGCGGGCTCACCGACCAGGCGGGCGACGGGGGCGGCGGAGGGGCCGCGGGCGGCATGAGCTTCGGCGGCGGCATCGACCCCGCGGTCCTCTCGCTGCTGTTCTTCCACGCCGTCACGATCCAGGCGATCATCTCGGGGTTCATCAGCGGCTACATCCGCGACGCGAGGATCGTCTCGGGCGTGAAGTTCGTCGTCGTGCTGTTGACGCTCGCGCTCGGCGTGTGGGTGGTGGTGGCATGA
- a CDS encoding type II/IV secretion system ATPase subunit: MATDDAEVTPPGELDEFADAGSPRGGTQVVVGEYTWADLLREYGYDARADELDDRAVVDDGAERGDGAERDADAERDVGSDGDVDGPGEGDPSDVPPRRRPLTADDVRAVGVDPAELLGYDPDEVPDRASSASDVARHVTDQSPLIGYDETPVYKDIYTWKHYEEEYFLDEEGNPPTDEEGEPEEFTHGDRTDALGFDPDAIEDVLGHLSERAPELDEVVEERTVNVNEDLDEDAFFSDPDGTTTVTNRYDLEKAVPMAKKTHFREVERYWVNEPYSFVVVFHSTKENEKKYYVVEPYRNPIEDDLTEFLEGKLRSAIKYADEGVVAGEETHRREVIREETYELLERYDLYEREGGEALGNALADRFDVDPDDGIAGRLVRALGYEEPVPDDELEGISARPEPAVVAEDPETLTEYTVRKLLYYLRRDFIGYERIDGIKHDINVEDVSCDGYNSPVFVYHGDYEQIISNVYHGETELDDFVVKLAQRSGKGISKRRPQVDATLPDGSRAQLTLGREVSDHGTNYTIRQFKDVPFTPIDLVNWTTFSLDEMTFLWLCIENHKSLIFAGGTASGKTTSLNAVSLFIPSNSKIVSIEDTREVELPQRNWIASVTRPSFSEDDKGDVDEFDLLEAALRQRPDYIVMGEIRGEEGRTLFQVMSTGHTTYTTFHADSVGEVLKRFTTDPINVSKTMFSALDLVSVQTSTRVQGRKVRRNKSLTEINHYDAENDEINVQDVYQWQAESDSFLKMGESNTLEEIAFDRGWSHGTLQEELRKRRVVLAYLIDRGLNTYTQVAATLQAFINDPDTILALIANDELEASLEDLREMESVLIDVDPDKEEMVPRPDPTERTAAEATDVLDDADDLLAEYRGRPAGSVLSALGDVEPERTVEADPDDGGEFEPAATDSGGSETGFFADGFEEEPHEVGSGTDAGGEDSGGGARSAFDAVDQFTDGDRGGAGPDDGHDGFADGTGVGADGIDGNGPGGGLGSGDGSTHPADAEVLDGDESEDDASDETIEDWGFGDVENPGDG, from the coding sequence ATGGCTACCGACGACGCGGAGGTGACGCCGCCGGGCGAGCTCGACGAGTTCGCCGACGCGGGGTCGCCACGCGGGGGGACGCAGGTCGTCGTTGGGGAGTACACGTGGGCGGATCTCCTTCGCGAGTACGGATACGACGCACGGGCCGACGAACTGGACGATCGGGCAGTCGTCGACGACGGCGCCGAACGGGGCGACGGCGCCGAACGCGACGCCGACGCAGAACGCGACGTCGGGAGCGACGGCGACGTCGACGGGCCGGGCGAGGGCGACCCGTCCGACGTCCCGCCCCGGAGACGGCCGCTCACGGCGGACGACGTTCGCGCGGTCGGCGTCGACCCGGCCGAGTTGCTCGGGTACGACCCCGACGAGGTTCCCGACCGTGCGTCGAGCGCGTCCGACGTGGCCCGGCACGTCACCGACCAGTCGCCGCTGATCGGCTACGACGAGACGCCGGTCTACAAGGACATCTACACGTGGAAACACTACGAGGAGGAGTACTTCCTCGACGAGGAAGGGAACCCGCCGACGGACGAGGAGGGCGAACCCGAGGAGTTCACCCACGGGGACAGGACCGACGCGCTGGGGTTCGACCCGGACGCGATCGAGGACGTGCTGGGGCACCTGAGCGAGCGCGCCCCCGAACTGGACGAGGTCGTCGAGGAGCGGACGGTGAACGTCAACGAGGACCTCGACGAGGACGCGTTCTTCTCGGACCCCGACGGGACGACGACCGTCACGAACCGGTACGACCTGGAGAAGGCGGTTCCGATGGCGAAGAAGACGCACTTCCGCGAGGTGGAGCGCTACTGGGTGAACGAGCCGTACTCGTTCGTCGTCGTGTTCCACTCGACCAAGGAGAACGAGAAGAAGTACTACGTGGTCGAACCGTACCGCAACCCCATCGAGGACGACCTCACGGAGTTCCTGGAGGGGAAGCTCCGCTCGGCCATCAAGTACGCCGACGAGGGGGTGGTCGCGGGCGAGGAGACCCACCGGAGGGAGGTGATCCGCGAGGAGACGTACGAACTGCTGGAGCGGTACGACCTCTACGAGCGGGAGGGCGGCGAGGCGCTCGGGAACGCGCTCGCCGACCGGTTCGACGTCGACCCGGACGACGGGATCGCGGGCAGACTCGTCAGGGCGCTCGGCTACGAGGAACCGGTCCCGGACGACGAACTGGAGGGGATCAGCGCGCGTCCGGAGCCCGCGGTCGTCGCCGAGGACCCGGAGACGCTGACCGAGTACACCGTCCGGAAGCTCCTGTACTACCTCCGGCGCGACTTCATCGGCTACGAGCGCATCGACGGCATCAAACACGACATTAACGTCGAGGACGTCTCCTGTGACGGCTACAACTCGCCGGTGTTCGTCTACCACGGCGACTACGAGCAGATCATCTCGAACGTCTACCACGGGGAGACGGAGCTCGACGACTTCGTCGTAAAACTGGCCCAGCGCTCCGGGAAAGGCATCTCCAAGCGCCGGCCGCAGGTGGACGCGACGCTCCCGGACGGCTCGCGCGCCCAGCTCACGCTCGGCCGGGAGGTGTCCGACCACGGGACGAACTACACCATCCGACAGTTCAAGGACGTCCCGTTCACCCCCATCGACCTCGTCAACTGGACGACGTTCTCGCTCGACGAGATGACGTTCCTCTGGCTCTGCATCGAGAACCACAAGAGCCTCATCTTCGCCGGCGGCACCGCGTCGGGCAAGACGACGAGCCTGAACGCCGTCTCGCTGTTCATCCCGTCGAACTCGAAGATCGTCTCCATCGAGGACACCCGCGAGGTCGAACTCCCCCAGCGGAACTGGATCGCCTCCGTCACGCGGCCGTCCTTCTCGGAGGACGACAAGGGCGACGTGGACGAGTTCGACCTGCTCGAGGCCGCGCTTCGGCAGCGGCCCGACTACATCGTGATGGGCGAGATCAGGGGCGAGGAGGGCCGGACGCTGTTCCAGGTGATGTCCACCGGGCACACGACCTACACCACGTTCCACGCCGACAGCGTCGGCGAGGTGCTCAAACGGTTCACCACCGACCCGATCAACGTCTCGAAGACGATGTTCTCGGCGCTCGATCTCGTCTCCGTCCAGACGTCGACGCGCGTCCAAGGGCGGAAGGTCCGCCGGAACAAGTCGCTCACGGAGATCAACCACTACGACGCCGAGAACGACGAGATCAACGTCCAGGACGTCTACCAGTGGCAGGCCGAGAGCGACTCGTTCCTGAAGATGGGCGAGTCGAACACGCTCGAGGAGATCGCGTTCGACCGGGGCTGGTCCCACGGGACGCTCCAGGAGGAACTCCGGAAGCGGCGGGTCGTGCTCGCGTACCTCATCGACCGCGGACTGAACACGTACACCCAGGTCGCGGCCACCCTCCAGGCGTTCATCAACGACCCGGACACCATCCTCGCGCTGATCGCGAACGACGAGCTCGAAGCGTCGCTCGAGGACCTGCGCGAGATGGAGTCGGTCCTCATCGACGTCGACCCCGACAAGGAGGAGATGGTCCCCCGCCCGGACCCGACCGAACGGACGGCCGCGGAGGCGACGGACGTGCTCGACGATGCCGACGACCTCCTCGCGGAGTACCGGGGACGGCCCGCCGGCAGCGTGCTCTCGGCGCTCGGCGACGTCGAACCCGAGCGGACCGTCGAGGCCGACCCCGACGACGGGGGCGAGTTCGAACCCGCAGCGACGGACTCCGGGGGGTCCGAGACCGGGTTCTTCGCGGACGGGTTCGAGGAGGAACCCCACGAGGTCGGGTCGGGCACGGACGCCGGCGGGGAGGACTCCGGCGGGGGCGCCCGGAGCGCCTTCGACGCGGTCGACCAGTTCACCGACGGCGACCGCGGGGGTGCCGGCCCGGACGACGGCCACGACGGGTTCGCGGACGGAACCGGAGTGGGAGCGGACGGAATCGACGGGAACGGACCCGGCGGCGGACTCGGCAGCGGAGACGGGTCGACCCACCCGGCGGACGCCGAGGTGCTCGACGGGGACGAGTCGGAGGACGACGCGTCGGACGAGACCATCGAGGACTGGGGGTTCGGCGACGTCGAGAACCCCGGGGACGGATAG
- a CDS encoding HdeD family acid-resistance protein, with amino-acid sequence MSTGEPRRTEPGASTPGLETSWRSLEVGGIVVAILGLLALLFPLVATVSVAVVFGGLLVVGGLVHVAHAFRAREWRGFLLEALLGVVYAFGGIALLSNPVIGVVTLTVLLVAYLLVSGLVEIAMGAAFREEEGWAWVIASGTFSVVLAGLLWVGFFAVVPWALGVIVGVHLLSTGLSMIVVARGVRRRVGGRDAGSMANPEPGKG; translated from the coding sequence ATGAGCACCGGCGAACCCAGGAGGACGGAACCGGGAGCATCGACGCCGGGACTCGAGACGAGCTGGCGCTCGCTGGAGGTCGGGGGCATCGTCGTCGCGATCCTCGGCCTCCTCGCGCTCCTGTTCCCGCTCGTCGCCACCGTCTCGGTCGCGGTGGTGTTCGGCGGACTGCTGGTCGTCGGGGGGCTGGTCCACGTCGCGCACGCGTTCCGCGCCCGGGAGTGGCGCGGGTTCCTCCTCGAGGCGCTGCTCGGCGTCGTCTACGCGTTCGGGGGGATCGCGCTGCTCTCGAACCCGGTGATCGGCGTCGTGACGCTCACCGTGCTCCTCGTCGCGTACCTCCTCGTCTCGGGGCTCGTCGAGATCGCGATGGGGGCGGCGTTCCGCGAGGAGGAGGGCTGGGCGTGGGTGATCGCGAGCGGCACGTTCTCGGTCGTCCTGGCCGGGCTGCTCTGGGTCGGCTTCTTCGCCGTCGTCCCGTGGGCGCTCGGCGTGATCGTCGGCGTCCACCTGCTCTCGACCGGCCTCTCGATGATCGTCGTCGCGCGCGGCGTTCGCCGGCGCGTGGGCGGACGGGACGCCGGGTCGATGGCCAACCCGGAACCCGGGAAGGGCTGA
- a CDS encoding DUF7289 family protein translates to MFRGEATDRAVSETIGFVLVFSLVVSSVGIVYVVGFQGLTEARDGERVDNAERAFEVLAHSIEDLTRRGASSRATEIRVADAGIRAGQPVLINVTGDYDTDDPNSAEDFVTGNVSVTPIVYETTAGGDRVRYVNGAVLRGTDDGMAMREPPNVVVDDNRTVIPIVQTSVFGTKRIDGSTTVLVRTERTLSDVVIAERGTYDDVTVRMHTPNTDPWRRFLTAQGMTCSVPNEGTLRCNAEDVKRLSLVVYDVDVTFE, encoded by the coding sequence GTGTTCAGGGGGGAAGCAACCGACCGGGCCGTCAGCGAGACGATCGGGTTCGTCCTCGTCTTCTCGCTCGTGGTCTCGTCGGTCGGTATCGTCTACGTGGTGGGGTTCCAGGGGCTCACGGAGGCCCGCGACGGCGAGCGCGTGGACAACGCCGAGCGCGCGTTCGAGGTGCTCGCGCACAGCATCGAGGACCTCACCCGCCGCGGCGCCAGCAGCAGGGCGACGGAGATACGCGTCGCCGACGCCGGCATCCGGGCGGGCCAGCCCGTGCTGATAAACGTTACCGGCGACTACGACACGGACGACCCGAACTCCGCCGAGGACTTCGTCACCGGGAACGTGAGCGTCACCCCGATCGTCTACGAGACGACCGCGGGGGGTGACCGCGTCCGGTACGTCAACGGGGCCGTCCTCAGAGGCACGGACGACGGGATGGCCATGCGCGAACCTCCCAACGTCGTCGTCGACGACAACCGGACGGTGATTCCGATCGTACAGACGAGCGTGTTCGGGACCAAGCGGATCGACGGGAGCACGACCGTGCTGGTGAGAACCGAGCGGACGCTCTCGGACGTGGTCATCGCCGAGCGCGGTACGTACGACGATGTGACGGTTCGGATGCACACGCCGAACACCGACCCCTGGCGGCGGTTCCTCACGGCGCAGGGGATGACGTGCTCGGTTCCGAACGAGGGAACGCTCCGGTGCAACGCCGAGGACGTGAAACGGCTCTCCCTGGTCGTGTACGACGTCGACGTCACCTTCGAGTGA